A window of Thermosynechococcus sp. NK55a contains these coding sequences:
- a CDS encoding energy-coupling factor ABC transporter ATP-binding protein, giving the protein MSVPLLEFHQVEFRYPNTSEPVLRDCSFTLETGRKVALLGLNGSGKSTLFYLAAALYRRDRGEIYWQGQRLVHQPEKLRQWRQRIGLAFQDPEQQLVAATVAEDISYGLCNLGLSPPEVEARLYQILQEFDLVALADRPLHHLSLGQKRRVALAGVMALAPRLLLLDEPTTYLDQQQRQQLREVLEKIHQQGTTIMIATHDLDFAYGWADWIITLVNGQVAVSDRAQQVFQQWPDLAPHLGTPTLLALWQQLPPAWRQQRPFPRTVPEFSRELGALFRHLLDQN; this is encoded by the coding sequence ATGTCTGTCCCCCTATTGGAATTTCATCAGGTTGAGTTTCGCTATCCCAATACCTCTGAACCGGTTCTGCGGGACTGCTCCTTTACCCTAGAGACAGGACGGAAAGTTGCCCTTTTGGGCCTGAATGGCTCAGGGAAATCCACCCTCTTTTATTTGGCTGCTGCCCTCTATCGGCGCGATCGCGGCGAAATTTACTGGCAAGGGCAACGCCTGGTTCACCAACCGGAGAAACTGCGGCAGTGGCGGCAACGGATTGGCTTAGCCTTTCAAGATCCGGAACAACAGTTGGTGGCAGCAACCGTAGCCGAGGACATCTCCTATGGGCTGTGCAATTTGGGTCTCAGTCCCCCAGAAGTGGAAGCTCGCCTCTATCAAATCTTGCAGGAGTTTGATTTAGTGGCTCTCGCTGACCGCCCCTTACATCATTTGAGCTTGGGGCAAAAACGACGGGTGGCACTGGCTGGGGTCATGGCCTTGGCACCAAGGCTGTTACTCCTGGATGAACCCACCACCTATCTGGATCAGCAGCAGCGGCAGCAATTGCGAGAAGTGCTAGAGAAAATTCACCAACAGGGGACAACAATTATGATTGCTACCCATGATCTGGATTTTGCCTATGGCTGGGCAGACTGGATTATAACTCTTGTCAATGGTCAGGTGGCAGTGAGCGATCGCGCCCAGCAGGTCTTTCAACAGTGGCCTGACCTTGCGCCCCACCTGGGAACCCCCACCCTCCTTGCTCTCTGGCAACAATTGCCCCCCGCGTGGCGACAACAGCGTCCCTTCCCCCGTACGGTACCAGAATTTAGCCGAGAACTCGGGGCACTCTTTCGGCATCTGCTCGACCAGAACTAA
- a CDS encoding response regulator transcription factor: MATIMVVDDSPTLRAMIVELMKEQGYDVVEAEDGIEAQEKIKAQCPDLVILDVVMPRMNGYELCRWIKGEAASQKVPVIMCTTKGEEFDIHWGKKQGVDAYITKPFDPAELVASVKQLLG, encoded by the coding sequence ATGGCCACAATTATGGTTGTTGATGACAGTCCCACCCTGCGGGCAATGATTGTTGAACTCATGAAAGAACAAGGCTACGACGTTGTTGAGGCCGAAGATGGCATCGAAGCTCAGGAAAAAATCAAAGCCCAATGCCCTGACCTGGTGATTCTAGACGTGGTGATGCCGCGCATGAATGGTTATGAACTCTGCCGCTGGATTAAGGGAGAAGCGGCTTCCCAAAAGGTGCCAGTGATTATGTGCACAACTAAAGGTGAAGAATTTGATATTCACTGGGGCAAAAAACAGGGGGTGGATGCCTACATCACTAAGCCCTTTGATCCTGCAGAACTTGTTGCCAGCGTCAAACAGCTCTTGGGATAG
- a CDS encoding phospholipid carrier-dependent glycosyltransferase codes for MPLGLLLLWLFALATRFWGLSRFPTLVFDEVYFARFGRHYLAGVPFFDAHPPLGKYLIALSIWLGGGFHPWGYRWLNALMGSLIPVAVAVLAYLLTRRSRVALLSGLFVALDGLFLVESRYALINISLVLFGVVAQILWLWGLRHQGRGRSLWLMAAGVAFGACGAVKWSGLGFLLGVELFWVLQQRLPLAAEGKTTYQWWQMCLVLPLVAFGVYTLLWLPHLQFHPHQSLLELHRQMFNFHRSVASTAHPYCSPWWSWPLLLRPMSYFFQRVQTLSEPVPVIGPPLPMADTQWVYAVYALFNPPLLWLGTLATLALLPLGLTTTAGRFVLWNYAANLLPWALVTRCVFLYHYLPAALYSFMAVALVWEASRDWGDWARWARTAVLGGVVGGFLYWLPLYLGLPLTPQDFLRRMWLPSWI; via the coding sequence ATGCCCTTGGGGCTACTGCTGCTGTGGCTCTTTGCCCTTGCCACCCGCTTTTGGGGCCTGAGCCGCTTTCCCACCCTAGTGTTTGATGAGGTCTATTTTGCCCGCTTTGGCCGCCACTATCTTGCAGGTGTGCCTTTCTTTGATGCCCATCCCCCGCTGGGAAAATACCTGATTGCCCTGAGCATTTGGCTGGGGGGCGGCTTTCACCCTTGGGGCTATCGCTGGTTGAATGCGCTGATGGGATCGCTGATTCCCGTGGCAGTGGCAGTGTTGGCCTATCTCCTGACCCGGCGATCGCGCGTGGCGCTGTTATCGGGACTCTTCGTTGCCCTCGATGGCCTCTTTTTGGTGGAGTCCCGCTATGCTCTCATCAATATCTCCCTTGTGCTTTTTGGTGTGGTGGCACAGATTCTTTGGCTGTGGGGGTTGCGCCACCAGGGCAGGGGGCGATCGCTCTGGCTGATGGCCGCAGGGGTTGCCTTTGGCGCCTGTGGAGCTGTGAAGTGGAGTGGTTTGGGATTCTTGCTGGGGGTGGAGCTTTTCTGGGTTCTCCAGCAGAGGTTGCCGCTGGCCGCTGAGGGGAAGACGACCTACCAGTGGTGGCAGATGTGCCTGGTCCTGCCCCTGGTTGCCTTTGGGGTTTATACCCTGCTCTGGCTGCCCCATCTCCAGTTTCATCCCCACCAGAGTCTCCTTGAGCTGCATCGCCAAATGTTTAACTTTCACCGCAGCGTTGCCAGTACCGCCCATCCCTACTGCTCGCCATGGTGGTCTTGGCCGCTGTTGCTGCGCCCCATGAGCTACTTTTTTCAGCGAGTACAAACCCTCAGCGAACCGGTGCCCGTCATTGGCCCGCCCCTACCCATGGCGGATACCCAGTGGGTTTATGCTGTCTATGCCCTCTTCAATCCGCCCCTCCTGTGGCTCGGCACCTTAGCCACCCTTGCACTTTTACCCCTTGGGCTGACCACAACGGCAGGCCGTTTTGTGCTCTGGAACTATGCCGCCAATCTCCTGCCTTGGGCACTTGTAACCCGCTGTGTCTTTCTCTATCACTACCTCCCCGCTGCCCTCTACAGCTTTATGGCTGTGGCCTTGGTCTGGGAAGCCAGCCGCGATTGGGGAGACTGGGCACGCTGGGCACGTACTGCTGTCCTAGGAGGAGTTGTCGGGGGCTTCCTTTACTGGCTTCCCCTATATTTAGGACTGCCCTTGACGCCCCAAGACTTTCTGAGGCGGATGTGGTTACCGTCTTGGATTTAG